From the Lathyrus oleraceus cultivar Zhongwan6 chromosome 4, CAAS_Psat_ZW6_1.0, whole genome shotgun sequence genome, one window contains:
- the LOC127135296 gene encoding protein MAINTENANCE OF MERISTEMS-like — protein sequence MRWSYRQGVLKVDDLRPILDELTPADVIWRPFEDHRAWRVFDEICLYRGCLKWGETVVPYLPGRCLRQFGYRQYVPSPPLDCMMATDIDVDWISYHQSVIAVIGSSTVATTPSDVEDGYMEWYYRVSHPRLVPPHRDAPREVPVPVYDVGPSDPD from the coding sequence atgagatggtcgtataggcagggagtcctgaaggtcgatgatttacgacctattttggacgagctgacacctgccgacgtcatatggcgaccatttgaggatcatagagcatggcgtgtatttgatgagatatgtctttacaggggctgtttgaagtggggtgaaacagttgttccatacttgcctggtagatgtttacgtcagtttgggtataggcaatatgttccatccccacctctggattgtatgatggcgacggatattgatgttgattggatcaGTTACCATCAGAGTGTTATCGCTGTGATCGGTTCATCTACCgtggccaccactccatctgatgTAGAAGACGGTTATATGGAGTGgtattatcgtgtttcccatccacggttggtccctccccatcgtgacGCTCCTAGAGAGGTACCAGTTCCTGTATATGACGTCGGACCATCTGATCCTGATTGA